GAACACCCTGGGACACCAACAGAGGCTGTCAGCACTGCTCAGGATGCCCCCCTCAGCGCCCCCTAGCCTGGTCTCCTCACATCCTGTTTCATTACCTGGCCCCTCTGGGTGGTGCCTCCCTGACTTCCTCGAACCAGTACTCTTTTAGCCAGACTAGGCTGGCGCCCCAGGTGACAGCTCTTCACACCCTCACCTGACAGGATGGTGGCCAGGGCTGCAGGGTCAGCCACAAACTCTATGGTCCCTGGAGCCTCTGCAAGGAAAGAGGATTAGGAAAAGGAAGGGGGGAAGGCTGAGGGGGATAGGGACCCTAGCATAGGAACTTTGAGGTACAAGGTGAGCAAGAGACTCATTCAATTGAATTTggcttactattttttttttttttttttttgagaaatagatggctgggtgcagtggctcatgcctgtaatcccagcactttgggaggccgaggcgggtggatcacctgtggtcaggagtttgagaccaacctggccaacatagcaaaaccctgtctccactaaaaaaatacaaaaattggctgggtgcggtagctcactcctgtaatcccagcagtttgggaggctgaggcgggtggatcacctgaggtcaggagtttgagaccagcctggccaacatggtaaaaccccatctctacaaaaaaaaaaaaaaaaaaaaattagctggacctggtggcgcgcgcctgtagtaccagctactcaggaggctgaggctggagaattacttgaacctgggaggtggaggttgcaatgagccaagatcgtgccactgcactccagcttagtgacagagcgagactctgtctcaaaaaaaaaaaaagaaagaaaacaaaaattagctgggtgtggtggcaggtgctggtAATCACAGGTACTcggggtgaggcatgagaatcgcttgaacctgggaggtggatgttgcagtgagccgagatcatgccactgtactctagcctgagggatagagtaagactctgtctccaaaaaaaaaaaaaaaagaaaagaaaaaaaaaaaaaagagaaaaagagatggggtctcactatgttgcccaggctggtctcaaactcctgagctcaaatgatcctcctgcctcggaggagtgttggaattacaggcgtgagccaccacacctggtcaccAAATGTTCATAGAATGTTACATAagacactattctaagcactgCGGTCCCATAAGAATAAGACAAAGCCCCTATCCTCAAGAGGCTATCATCAAACTATAGACAGGTAACAGACTCAAGCCAAGGTATATACATGTTATAAAAGAAGTGCTGCAAAGTATTAGGAGAACACAGAGCAACTGATTGTGACATGGGGAACTGGAAAAGGCTTCAGAAGaagtgatatttattatttatttatttattttttaaagagatgggatctccctctgtcatccaggctggtctccaactcctggcctccagtgatcctcctgcttcagcctcctgagtagctgtgattacaggtacaagccatGGCACCTGGCGAGATGACATTTTGCTGGAGGAAAGGGAGATCTTCTAAGAGCAAAGAGCTTTCCAGGAGCTGGGACCAGGACTATCACAGTAAGTAGGAGACAGCAGGAGTGAGTGCAAAACCCCAAAACCCCACTTTTACCCTTCCTAGTCCCCTACTCAGCCATGGAGGCCGTGTTACCATGGCTCCAACAGGTACCTGTCTGGGCAGGGGGCCCAGGCCCCACATTTTGACCCCTAGGGCTAGGCCTGAGCTCTTCCAAGGGGTTCCGAGGCTGAGTGATCCCCACCAATCTTTGTGATGTCTCTGCCTGGTGCCTGGCTTTCGGCCTGGGGCCTGCTGAATCAACGAGGGGGCGTTGAATATTGAGCGGTGGTTTCTGCACCCATCTCTAGGGGAGGGAGCGGGGACAAAAAGGTGAGGTTTAGTGTTGGGGTGCATTACTGGTGTGACTACTGTCTTCCCCCATTAGGCCCCTCTTACCCTTGGATCTTGGTTCTCCTGGTCCACGGTGCACGATGTAACAGTGGGGAAAGGCGTGCGTTTCTGAGAGCGTACCGGAATCTTGCTAGGGGTAGGAGATACACCCCGGAGGAGGGGATCCTTCGTGGCTTGCCGGGTGGTCATGATGGCTACAACTGAGACGGGGAAGAAGGCAGGCAGAATCTGAGATCAAAGATCAACCAGTTCTCGGGGCACCTGTCCTGCCATTCCTGATACCTCCGCCCTAATCCACGCGCCCACAAGCCCCCGGCGCCTGCAAGACCGACCGCTCTTATGGGTGCTATCTCCAGACACCCCGAGCCTACTCTTTCGCCCTCGGGCCCCAAACTGCCCTCCTCCCTATGAACCTAGCAGCCTTCGTTCCCTCCAAGACCCCCGTGCCTTACCTTACCGAAAGCGCCTCAGGGCCTACCCAGCTTCCTCCGCTTTTCTCCTGACTCTCTCGGGTACTGCTGGAGCTACTTTCTCAGTTTGTAAAATACGCCAAGCCCCTGATTGGCCCGGCCGCGCTCCCGCGGAGGCCCGCGTAGCCAGACTCAGCCGTCCAATCCGCGGGCATCGCAGGAGGGGCCAAAAGAAGGACCAATTGTCGAACCGCTTTCTGGCGAGGAAAAAAACTGACTCGGATCAATCAGCCAATCCGAGAGTGGAGCGCCGCTGGGAggcagggaaagaggaaggatgaGGCCGTTCCGAGGCCGGGGAAGGCGTAGCCACGGGAGCTCTCGCGAGGCCTCGGGACCGGCTAGGGGCCGGCCATTGGCAGGACCGGGAGAGGTCGCGGTACTGAGGGTACAGTTGATCGTTCCGATTGCTGCCAACGGTGTTGAAGGCTGGCCCGAGCCCCCGACCCGGCTTGACCATAGCACGGCGCCAAGCTTTGGGGACGCCATTCCAGATGCCCATAGAAAATATCTgcgtccgggcgcggtggcaggcgcctgtaatcccaacactttgggacgccgaggcggggggatctcTTGagctgagtttgagaccagcctgggcaacatagcgagaccactCCCACCCgtttctctacaaaataataaaataataatgataatcccTGTGCAGTGGtgcgcgcttgtagtcccagccgctctggaggctgaggcaggaggatcgtgttgagcccaggaggttgaggctgtagtgagcagtggtcgcgccactgcgctccagcctgggcaacagagaccctgtcttaaaaaaaataaagagggaaagagagaacatCTGCACGTTGTCTCCGGGATAAGGAACTGCCTTCAAACGGGCGGGCGGAGAGGGCTGGAGGGAATCGAACTGAGCCTAACAATATGTGTGCTCCTTGGAGCCTCACAATCCAGTGAGGTGTCTGATGCGGTGTCTTTCATTTTACGGGTAGGTAACAAGACTCATTGTTTTTGAACTCAGTTACCACAGCACCAGAATTGAATGGCTACTCACAGCTGGGGATTTCCTTGCCTCCAGTTTGCCTTTTGCAGATCTAGAGGTCTGGGGAGA
The Gorilla gorilla gorilla isolate KB3781 chromosome 10, NHGRI_mGorGor1-v2.1_pri, whole genome shotgun sequence genome window above contains:
- the TROAP gene encoding tastin isoform X4, whose protein sequence is MTTRQATKDPLLRGVSPTPSKIPVRSQKRTPFPTVTSCTVDQENQDPRRWVQKPPLNIQRPLVDSAGPRPKARHQAETSQRLVGITQPRNPLEELRPSPRGQNVGPGPPAQTGAMACTCNHSYSGG
- the TROAP gene encoding tastin isoform X3 — encoded protein: MTTRQATKDPLLRGVSPTPSKIPVRSQKRTPFPTVTSCTVDQENQDPRRWVQKPPLNIQRPLVDSAGPRPKARHQAETSQRLVGITQPRNPLEELRPSPRGQNVGPGPPAQTVLVPAPGKLFALRRSPFPPAKCHLARCHGLYL